One Nicotiana tomentosiformis chromosome 4, ASM39032v3, whole genome shotgun sequence genomic window carries:
- the LOC104097550 gene encoding chaperone protein dnaJ C76, chloroplastic: MHSVTLPIQTIPNKSINKLPNPRTPLANSWKSHNNINTNKCLMICRAYSSSITDFDLYDLLGVDSSSNQAQIKLAYRMLQKRCHPDIAGASGHDMAIILNEAYALLSDPIARMAYDKELTKIADLRGYTGKPLYSAWCGPENEERAVFVDEVKCVGCLKCALFAEKTFAVESVYGRARVVAQWADTEPKIQEAIDACPVDCISVVERSNLAALEFLMSKKPRGSVRIGAGNTVGARTSNIFDDLEKFQSRYQDALNKASKTNPKASDVQKEARMSAFQAIRAMSNWFYWQSPIIGTAEAVQALVPVRRRLIEPDIKKLRATAAAMKQAKATVDQRCNDEYWSPSTPALPEATNTNLVDEVSSNASSPQTPVEFYDEAFSPKDKLQGNPWLWRVPFATATAAATIVWIKLGEEATVRLNDHIGGSLALDIVNSSWLKVILAGATWYMIGMALVELAGSLQSLFGKDRKK; the protein is encoded by the exons ATGCATTCTGTAACTCTACCAATACAAACCATTCCCAACAAAAGCATAAACAAACTTCCAAATCCAAGGACTCCACTAGCAAATTCATGGAAATCCCACAACAATATTAATACAAATAAATGTCTCATGATATGCAGAGCCTATTCTTCTTCAATCACTGACTTTGACCTCTATGATCTTCTTGGAGTTGATAGTTCATCTAACCAGGCTCAGATTAAGCTGGCCTATAGGATGCTGCAGAAGCGATGCCACCCAGATATCGCCGGAGCATCTGGCCATGACATGGCTATTATCCTCAATGAAGCCTATGCTCTTCTTTCTGATCCAATTGCACGTATGGCTTATGATAAG GAACTGACAAAAATTGCAGACTTAAGGGGGTACACAGGAAAACCTTTATATTCAGCATGGTGTGGTCCAGAGAATGAAGAAAGAGCTGTGTTTGTTGATGAAGTCAAGTGTGTAGGTTGCCTAAAATGTGCTTTATTCGCAGAAAAGACATTTGCTGTTGAATCTGTGTATGGAAGAGCCAGAGTAGTTGCTCAGTGGGCTGATACTGAACCCAAAATTCAAGAAGCTATAGATGCATGTCCAGTTGATTGCATCTC GGTTGTTGAGAGGTCAAACTTGGCTGCACTTGAATTCCTAATGTCCAAGAAGCCGCGAGGCAGTGTTAGAATTGGGGCTGGCAATACTGTTGGTGCTCGCACCTCGAATATATTTGATGATCTAGAAAAATTTCAAAGCAGATATCAAGATGCCTTGAATAAAGCTTCCAAAACCAACCCTAAG GCTTCAGATGTGCAAAAAGAAGCACGAATGTCAGCATTTCAAGCAATCCGAGCAATGTCAAATTGGTTCTACTGGCAATCACCTATTATAGGAACTGCAGAAGCTGTCCAGGCTTTGGTACCAGTTAGGAGAAGGCTAATTGAACCCGACATTAAGAAGCTCAGAGCTACTGCAGCAGCTATGAAACAAGCCAAGGCAACAGTTGATCAAAGGTGCAACGATGAGTATTGGTCTCCATCAACCCCTGCACTTCCAGAAGCCACAAACACTAATTTGGTGGATGAAGTTTCCTCGAATGCTTCCTCTCCCCAAACACCGGTAGAATTCTATGATGAAGCTTTCTCACCTAAGGACAAACTTCAAGGCAATCCCTGGCTCTGGAGAGTGCCATTCGCAacagcaacagcagcagcaacTATAGTTTGGATAAAACTTGGAGAAGAAGCGACTGTTAGACTCAACGATCATATTGGTGGTTCTCTCGCATTAGACATTGTCAACAGCTCATGGCTGAAGGTCATTCTTGCAGGTGCTACATGGTATATGATTGGTATGGCTCTAGTGGAACTTGCGGGCTCTCTTCAAAGTTTGTTTGGGAAGGACAGAAAAAAGTGA
- the LOC104097552 gene encoding thioredoxin-like protein YLS8, with the protein MSYLLPHLHSGWAVDQAILAEEERLVIIRFGHDWDETCMQMDEVLASVADTLKNFAVIYLVDITEVPDFNTMYELYDPSTIMFFFRNKHIMIDLGTGNNNKINWALKDKQEFIDIVETVYRGARKGRGLVIAPKDYSTKYRY; encoded by the exons ATGTCGTACTTGTTGCCTCACCTTCACTCGGGATGGGCGGTGGATCAGGCCATTCTTGCTGAAGAGGAACGCCTCGTCATTATCCGCTTCGGCCATGACTGGGACGAAACTTGCATGCAG ATGGACGAGGTGCTGGCTTCAGTTGCAGATACATTAAAGAATTTTGCTGTCATATACCTGGTGGACATCACAGAGGTCCCTGATTTTAACACAATGTATGAGTTGTACGATCCATCCACTATCATGTTCTTCTTCAGGAACAAGCACATCATGATTGATCTTGGCACAGGAAACAATAACAAGATCAACTGGGCTCTCAAAGATAAACAAGAGTTCATTGATATTGTTGAGACAGTGTACCGTGGTGCGAGAAAGGGTCGTGGTCTAGTTATTGCACCTAAAGATTACTCTACCAAGTATCGTTACTGA